In a single window of the uncultured Dysgonomonas sp. genome:
- a CDS encoding folylpolyglutamate synthase/dihydrofolate synthase family protein translates to MTYQETIEYLYNQLPVYQKIGGSAYKEGLDNSLALDTYFAHPHAKYKTIHIAGTNGKGSTSHLLAAILQEAGYKVGLYTSPHLVDFRERIRVNGEKISQQYVVDFVDRHREYFEPIEPSFFELTMMMSFLYFADMHVDVAIIEVGLGGRFDSTNIITPDLSVITNISFDHMQFLGNTLEKIATEKAGIIKKNIPVIIGEAEGEVKNVFTDTAERVGAHILFAEDEHIIKSSLKTASGWLFDTKYYLQLKGELSGYAQIKNAATVLCAVKELQKIGYTIPSKAVYNGFAYVTKLTGLMGRWQILQELHPKIVCDTGHNVAGIKYIADQLANEKYDTLHIVLGMVNDKDITSVLELLPRKAIYYFTKASVPRAMNERELQMLAQKKGLMGYSYPTVAEAVRAAKDWAASNDFVFIGGSNFVVADALNAFGYK, encoded by the coding sequence ATGACCTATCAGGAGACCATAGAATACTTATACAACCAATTGCCAGTATATCAAAAGATAGGAGGGAGTGCCTATAAAGAAGGTTTGGACAACAGTCTTGCCCTCGATACATACTTCGCTCATCCTCATGCTAAATATAAAACAATTCATATAGCCGGAACAAACGGTAAAGGCTCTACCTCGCATCTGTTGGCCGCGATATTGCAGGAGGCCGGATATAAGGTAGGATTGTACACTTCACCGCATTTGGTAGACTTCAGGGAACGTATACGTGTTAATGGGGAAAAGATATCGCAGCAGTATGTAGTCGACTTTGTAGATAGGCACCGTGAATATTTTGAACCTATAGAGCCTTCGTTTTTTGAACTGACAATGATGATGTCATTCCTCTACTTTGCAGATATGCACGTAGATGTTGCCATCATAGAAGTGGGACTTGGGGGTAGGTTTGATAGTACCAATATTATAACGCCTGACCTGAGTGTAATAACAAATATCAGTTTCGACCACATGCAGTTCCTTGGCAATACACTGGAAAAGATTGCCACCGAAAAAGCCGGTATTATAAAGAAAAATATACCTGTAATTATAGGGGAAGCAGAAGGTGAGGTGAAAAATGTATTTACTGATACAGCCGAAAGGGTAGGAGCTCACATTCTTTTTGCTGAAGACGAACATATCATAAAATCGAGCCTGAAAACTGCAAGCGGCTGGCTTTTCGATACGAAATATTATCTGCAGCTGAAGGGCGAACTGTCAGGCTATGCGCAAATAAAAAATGCAGCTACAGTATTATGTGCTGTCAAGGAATTACAGAAAATAGGATATACTATTCCATCCAAAGCTGTCTATAACGGGTTTGCATATGTAACTAAACTGACCGGGCTGATGGGACGCTGGCAGATATTACAGGAGTTGCATCCCAAGATCGTGTGCGATACGGGACATAATGTTGCAGGAATAAAATATATAGCCGATCAACTGGCAAATGAAAAATATGATACATTACATATTGTGCTGGGAATGGTAAATGATAAGGATATTACTTCTGTGCTCGAACTATTGCCACGTAAGGCCATTTATTATTTCACCAAAGCATCTGTTCCCCGTGCTATGAATGAGAGGGAGCTGCAAATGTTGGCCCAAAAAAAAGGCTTAATGGGATATTCATACCCCACTGTAGCGGAAGCTGTACGCGCGGCAAAAGATTGGGCGGCATCAAATGATTTTGTATTTATCGGAGGCAGTAATTTTGTAGTAGCCGATGCATTGAATGCTTTCGGGTATAAATAG